The Rickettsiales bacterium genome segment CGCTTTTATATCAACTAGTACCGGCAGCTGATGGTGGTTTGCCAATGATTGCAGGCATGAAACCTCTTGGCTGGGTGGTTGCGTTTGCACCACTTGCTATGGTGTTCTTCCTCGGTATGCGCATTCAGAAAATGAGCTTTCAAACTGCACAAATGGCCTTCTGGGGCTTTGCAGCATTGATGGGCTTGTCGATGTCTAACATCTTCTTGATGTATACAGGGGGCTCGATTGCGCGTGTATTCTTTATCTCAGCGATCACATTCGGTGCGATGAGCCTTTATGGCTATACCACGAAGCGCGATCTAAGCGGGATGGTTAGTTTCCTTATTATGGGCGTAATCGGTATCATCGTGGCGTCAGTCGTGAATATCTTCCTCGCCAGCACGATGCTTCACTTTGCGATCAGCGTGATCGGTGTGTTGTTATTTGTGGGCTTAACGGCATATGACACGCAACGCATTAAAAACCAATATTATGCCCTCGCGAATAACCCTGAATTTATGGGTAAAGCCGCGATAATGGGTGCGTTGAGTCTATACCTAGACTTTATCAATCTGTTTATCATGTTGCTGCGTCTCTTCGGTGATCGCCGTTAATTGCTGATAACAGGCTTTATATGATGGAAAGGGAGGCTTCGGCCTCCCTTTTTTGTTATGGCTTGGGGTAAGGGAGATTCATTATGCCAAATTGGTACATTAAGAAAAAAGACCTGTTGAACTATGTAGAG includes the following:
- a CDS encoding Bax inhibitor-1/YccA family protein; translation: MWNQGNASVAQSQSTQVDQGLRTHMLTVYNYMAGGLAITGALALMTVQSEALMSLLYQLVPAADGGLPMIAGMKPLGWVVAFAPLAMVFFLGMRIQKMSFQTAQMAFWGFAALMGLSMSNIFLMYTGGSIARVFFISAITFGAMSLYGYTTKRDLSGMVSFLIMGVIGIIVASVVNIFLASTMLHFAISVIGVLLFVGLTAYDTQRIKNQYYALANNPEFMGKAAIMGALSLYLDFINLFIMLLRLFGDRR